In a single window of the Insulibacter thermoxylanivorax genome:
- the arfA gene encoding arabinosylfuranosidase ArfA — MVEFKKAKMVVDKEYRISEIDKRIYGSFIEHLGRAVYGGIYEPGHPTADEQGFRQDVLELVRELNVPIVRYPGGNMVSAYNWEDGVGPREQRPRRLELAWRVIETNEIGTNEFADWAKKANSEVMMAVNLGTRGIDAARNFIEYCNHPSGSYYSDLRISHGYKEPHKFKVWCLGNEMDGPWQIGHKTPDEYGRLAVETAKAMRQVDPSIELVVCGSSHSNMPLFPQWEATVLEHTYDHVDYISLHQYFGNREHDSANYLAKSLEMDRFIRTVIATADFVKAKKRSKKTINLSFDEWNVWYHSNEADRKIEPWQIAPPQLEDHYNFEDALLVGTLLITFLKHADRVKIACLAQLVNVIAPIMTEKNGKAWRQTIYYPFMHASQYGRGIALHTLSSSPRYDTKDFTDVPYLESTAVYNEEQDEVTIFAVNRHLEESLELECDMRSFEGYQVVEHIVLHHEDLKARNSAAEEAVKSTTNGDAAVDDGIVRATLLPKSWNVIRLSGRKQ; from the coding sequence ATGGTTGAATTCAAGAAGGCTAAGATGGTAGTCGACAAGGAATATCGGATCTCAGAGATCGATAAGCGCATCTATGGATCGTTTATTGAGCATCTGGGCAGGGCCGTCTATGGCGGTATCTATGAGCCCGGCCATCCGACTGCGGATGAGCAGGGGTTCCGGCAGGACGTGCTCGAACTGGTCAGGGAGCTTAATGTACCGATCGTCCGCTATCCCGGCGGCAACATGGTATCCGCTTACAATTGGGAAGACGGTGTAGGTCCGAGAGAGCAGCGGCCGCGTCGTCTGGAGCTGGCTTGGCGTGTAATCGAGACCAATGAAATCGGTACCAACGAGTTCGCCGATTGGGCGAAAAAGGCGAACAGCGAAGTGATGATGGCCGTCAACCTGGGTACGCGGGGAATCGATGCTGCGCGGAACTTCATCGAGTACTGCAACCATCCGAGCGGTTCCTACTACAGTGACCTGCGAATCTCGCACGGCTACAAGGAACCGCATAAATTCAAAGTCTGGTGCTTGGGCAATGAGATGGACGGCCCTTGGCAGATCGGGCATAAGACGCCGGATGAGTACGGGCGTTTGGCTGTGGAAACGGCGAAGGCGATGAGACAGGTCGACCCATCCATCGAACTGGTGGTCTGCGGCAGCTCGCACTCCAACATGCCGTTGTTCCCGCAGTGGGAAGCGACGGTTCTGGAGCATACGTATGATCATGTGGACTACATCTCGCTGCACCAATATTTTGGCAATCGTGAGCATGATTCCGCCAACTACCTGGCGAAGTCCCTGGAGATGGACCGCTTCATCCGCACGGTAATCGCCACTGCCGACTTCGTCAAGGCGAAGAAACGGAGCAAGAAGACGATCAATCTGTCCTTCGACGAGTGGAATGTTTGGTATCATTCCAACGAAGCGGACCGCAAGATTGAACCGTGGCAGATCGCCCCGCCGCAGCTGGAAGACCACTATAACTTCGAGGATGCACTGCTGGTCGGTACGCTGCTGATCACATTCTTGAAGCACGCTGACCGCGTCAAAATCGCATGCCTTGCACAGCTGGTCAACGTCATCGCGCCGATCATGACGGAGAAGAACGGCAAGGCTTGGCGGCAGACGATCTACTATCCATTCATGCATGCATCCCAATACGGCCGCGGGATCGCGCTCCATACGCTGTCCAGCTCGCCGCGCTATGATACGAAGGACTTCACCGATGTCCCTTATCTTGAGTCCACGGCAGTCTATAATGAAGAACAAGATGAAGTCACGATCTTCGCGGTGAACCGCCATCTGGAAGAAAGTCTGGAGCTGGAATGCGATATGCGCAGCTTCGAGGGTTATCAAGTGGTCGAGCATATCGTGCTGCATCACGAAGATCTCAAGGCGAGAAATTCTGCTGCGGAAGAAGCGGTGAAATCGACAACGAACGGCGACGCCGCGGTGGACGACGGCATCGTGCGCGCAACGCTGCTGCCGAAGTCCTGGAACGTGATCCGCTTAAGCGGACGCAAACAGTAA